A single window of Martelella sp. NC20 DNA harbors:
- a CDS encoding NADPH-dependent F420 reductase, with product MSYAIIGFGEIGQTLAKAFARSGINVSVATTRDPKSFASDAAAIGPEVTARTLAEAAKADVIFLAVRFEQHPDVAKALPSWKGKIIVDVTNAYGVPDEDLGGQPSARVVARAFTGATVVKGFNHLVARVLEQDPAVHGGRRVVFLASDDDDAASEIGTLAENLGFAPIKLGGLSDGGLLVQAHGNSWGRLIFKDLFKKAS from the coding sequence ATGAGCTACGCAATTATCGGCTTCGGCGAGATTGGCCAGACTCTCGCCAAGGCATTTGCCCGGAGCGGCATCAACGTTTCCGTGGCGACCACGCGCGACCCGAAAAGCTTCGCATCCGACGCGGCCGCGATCGGACCCGAAGTCACGGCCAGGACGCTCGCGGAAGCGGCAAAGGCGGACGTCATCTTCCTGGCTGTCCGTTTCGAGCAGCATCCGGATGTCGCGAAGGCGCTCCCCTCCTGGAAGGGGAAGATCATCGTCGACGTGACCAATGCCTACGGCGTGCCTGATGAGGATCTGGGCGGACAGCCCTCGGCAAGGGTCGTCGCGCGGGCCTTCACGGGCGCAACGGTGGTCAAGGGCTTCAACCATCTGGTTGCGCGCGTCCTCGAACAGGATCCGGCGGTGCATGGTGGCCGGCGAGTGGTGTTCCTGGCGAGCGACGACGACGACGCGGCGTCGGAAATCGGGACGCTCGCGGAAAATCTTGGCTTTGCGCCCATCAAGCTTGGCGGGCTGTCCGACGGCGGACTGCTCGTTCAGGCGCACGGAAACAGCTGGGGCCGGCTGATCTTCAAGGATCTGTTCAAGAAGGCGTCGTGA
- a CDS encoding SLC13 family permease, with amino-acid sequence MIEFIGVSPSIVALVLLGLLFVAFTIEKYPPDITAVIGAAVFIVLGLVPTDDVMAVFSSSAPITIGAMFVVSGALLRTGVLDALAGFIVEKAKSRPILAIAIFIIIAASASAFMNSTPVVLVLIPVVVRLAASLSMAPTRLLIPLSYTAILGGTCTLIGTSTNLLVAGVAQQNGLEPFSIFEIAPVGIISAVVGGVSVFVLGKFLLPHRGSDQNVDNEETPFLSEITILSDYAGIGKALSDVSDFQRSGIRVTGIRRGTSIERSGLPEHVIQQGDAVILIAPTSELLTFEEQAGLQVGLRRSVVLDPDAELRVAEVIVSPSRRSSGARIADLALGRRVGMRVLGAYRASHVAGPDLPNVQLRPADKLLLEGTTEGFSDLSRVGDVVSVTEPGGRAFRRRQAPIAVLTLVGIVTLAAFNVMPIGILALLGVAVILALRCIDSDEAWQTIDGSILVLIFAMLIVGSGLENSGAVELVVNMLKPWLENLSPVLMLLAVYFVGSILTETVTNNAVAVVYTPIVITLANQLGLDPRPFVVAVMFSASASFATPIGYQTNTLVYGAGNYRFSDFLKMGIPMNIIVGFTSVFAIGLFFPM; translated from the coding sequence ATGATCGAGTTCATCGGCGTTTCCCCGTCCATCGTGGCACTGGTGCTTCTTGGGCTTCTGTTCGTTGCCTTCACCATCGAGAAATATCCACCGGATATCACGGCGGTTATCGGTGCGGCGGTGTTCATTGTCCTGGGCCTGGTGCCCACGGATGATGTGATGGCGGTTTTTTCCAGCTCCGCCCCGATCACGATCGGAGCGATGTTCGTGGTTTCCGGTGCACTGCTGCGCACAGGGGTACTGGACGCGCTTGCTGGCTTCATCGTGGAGAAGGCCAAATCTCGCCCGATCCTTGCGATCGCGATCTTCATCATCATCGCGGCATCGGCATCCGCTTTCATGAACAGTACGCCGGTTGTTCTCGTGCTGATTCCGGTTGTGGTGCGCCTTGCCGCGAGCCTGAGCATGGCGCCCACCCGATTGCTGATACCGCTTTCCTATACGGCAATTCTCGGCGGAACCTGCACATTGATCGGCACCTCTACCAATCTTCTGGTGGCCGGGGTCGCGCAGCAGAACGGTCTCGAGCCGTTTTCCATTTTCGAGATCGCGCCGGTCGGCATCATTTCGGCGGTCGTGGGCGGCGTCTCGGTTTTCGTGCTCGGCAAATTCCTGCTGCCGCACCGCGGTTCCGACCAGAATGTCGACAATGAAGAGACCCCCTTTCTGTCCGAGATCACCATTCTGTCCGATTATGCCGGAATCGGCAAAGCGCTCTCCGACGTCAGCGATTTTCAGCGCTCCGGTATCCGCGTCACAGGCATCAGGCGCGGAACCAGTATCGAAAGAAGCGGATTGCCCGAACACGTCATCCAGCAGGGGGATGCGGTGATCCTCATTGCCCCGACCTCCGAGCTCCTGACCTTCGAGGAGCAGGCGGGGCTGCAGGTCGGCTTGCGGCGATCGGTCGTTCTGGACCCTGATGCCGAACTGCGCGTGGCCGAGGTCATCGTATCGCCGTCGCGCAGAAGCTCCGGCGCCAGGATCGCGGATCTGGCGCTTGGAAGGCGCGTCGGCATGCGCGTCCTCGGCGCCTACCGCGCCAGTCATGTGGCAGGGCCGGACTTGCCCAATGTTCAGTTGCGCCCGGCCGACAAGCTGCTTCTCGAAGGCACCACCGAAGGGTTCAGCGATCTGTCGAGGGTCGGCGATGTCGTGTCCGTCACCGAACCTGGCGGCCGCGCCTTTCGGCGACGCCAGGCGCCGATCGCTGTCCTGACCCTGGTGGGCATCGTCACGCTTGCCGCTTTCAACGTCATGCCCATCGGTATTCTGGCGCTTCTGGGGGTTGCGGTTATTCTCGCGCTTCGCTGCATCGACAGCGACGAGGCATGGCAGACCATCGACGGATCCATTCTGGTCCTGATCTTCGCGATGCTGATTGTCGGCTCCGGCCTGGAGAACAGCGGCGCGGTCGAACTGGTCGTCAACATGCTGAAGCCATGGCTGGAAAACCTTTCGCCCGTTCTCATGCTGCTCGCCGTCTATTTCGTTGGGTCCATCCTGACGGAAACCGTCACCAACAACGCCGTTGCGGTGGTCTATACGCCCATCGTCATAACGCTCGCCAACCAACTCGGTCTTGATCCTCGCCCCTTTGTCGTCGCGGTGATGTTTTCCGCCAGCGCAAGTTTCGCGACGCCGATCGGCTACCAGACCAACACGCTCGTCTATGGGGCCGGAAACTATCGGTTCAGCGATTTCCTCAAGATGGGCATTCCGATGAACATCATCGTCGGCTTCACGTCCGTTTTCGCCATAGGTCTCTTTTTCCCGATGTGA
- a CDS encoding YrhK family protein, with the protein MPHMFVNRPRLHDVIAETPADRKNFRWETINAMAYQAGGLIFIFGSICFFPALSAYADLGAWIFFFGSLIYLAVTGHDLLEVFTYARQRTDPATVWDRLEFWAAWTYVLGTVLFVVGSIFFLSSVGLFTAGAWCFIIGSIMFVAGAVINVIQIVQADDLVTLQMMNLTALTFVVGSTLFAVASIPYLWSLASERDETLLDGFLAWQYLVGSILFFVGGLFNYRRAYRVVAMALGRPTSYALHPLKPLSPRRKKRWEK; encoded by the coding sequence ATGCCGCATATGTTCGTCAATCGACCGCGTCTTCACGATGTGATTGCCGAGACGCCCGCGGACAGAAAGAACTTCCGCTGGGAGACCATCAACGCGATGGCCTATCAGGCTGGCGGGCTGATCTTCATCTTCGGAAGCATCTGCTTCTTTCCGGCACTTTCGGCCTATGCCGATCTTGGGGCGTGGATTTTCTTTTTCGGCTCCCTGATCTACCTCGCCGTGACCGGGCACGATCTGCTCGAGGTGTTCACATACGCCAGACAGCGCACGGACCCGGCGACCGTGTGGGACAGGCTGGAGTTCTGGGCGGCCTGGACCTATGTCCTGGGAACCGTTCTGTTCGTCGTCGGCAGCATTTTCTTCCTGTCGTCCGTCGGGCTTTTCACGGCAGGCGCCTGGTGCTTCATCATCGGCAGCATAATGTTCGTGGCCGGCGCCGTGATCAATGTCATCCAGATCGTCCAGGCCGACGATCTCGTTACCCTGCAGATGATGAACCTCACTGCCCTGACATTCGTGGTCGGCTCCACGCTTTTTGCGGTTGCCTCGATCCCCTATCTCTGGTCGCTCGCCAGCGAGCGCGACGAAACCCTGCTGGATGGCTTTCTGGCCTGGCAATATCTCGTCGGCAGCATTCTCTTTTTCGTCGGCGGCCTCTTCAATTACCGGCGCGCCTATCGGGTTGTCGCCATGGCGCTGGGAAGGCCAACCTCCTACGCGCTTCATCCGCTGAAGCCGCTTTCGCCCCGCAGGAAGAAACGCTGGGAAAAGTGA
- the sdhC gene encoding succinate dehydrogenase, cytochrome b556 subunit, with amino-acid sequence MQHPRPRPLSPHLTVWRWQIWAIASITHRITGIGLYVVGMLMFTWFLVSLSLGPEPYAIFCSFAGSWFGQLILIGLTWAMFQHMASGIRHLFMDTGKGFGSVVSRHSAAATFIFSITLTVTFWIYIWIR; translated from the coding sequence ATGCAACACCCTCGACCTCGCCCCCTCTCTCCGCATTTGACCGTCTGGCGCTGGCAGATATGGGCCATTGCCTCGATCACGCATCGCATCACCGGAATCGGCCTGTACGTTGTCGGGATGCTTATGTTCACTTGGTTTCTGGTGTCACTGTCGCTGGGACCGGAACCATATGCGATCTTCTGTTCTTTCGCCGGGAGCTGGTTTGGCCAGCTCATCCTAATCGGTCTGACATGGGCCATGTTCCAACATATGGCGTCAGGTATCCGGCACCTTTTCATGGATACTGGAAAGGGCTTTGGTTCTGTCGTATCACGACATTCAGCCGCCGCTACATTTATCTTTTCGATCACTCTTACCGTGACGTTCTGGATTTACATCTGGATTCGGTAG
- a CDS encoding TetR/AcrR family transcriptional regulator, translated as MALTREKLVISALNTFLQEGYSGATIEGISENAGFSRGAFYAHFASKEDIFLEIVASEADKITPMLIERIEAASSPSEMIGIVSGWAEERSQTQSLAILMFEAMQQAQRNGTLDERYRQLFRQSWHSVGEAMRPFFPDQRLPCAPEEVVAIIVALSYSPIVSGAGGHKAGRLVELMLKALAQQP; from the coding sequence ATGGCGCTCACGCGCGAAAAGCTGGTCATTTCCGCCCTGAATACGTTTTTGCAGGAAGGATATTCCGGCGCGACGATAGAAGGGATTTCAGAGAACGCGGGGTTTAGCCGGGGGGCCTTCTATGCGCACTTCGCGTCTAAGGAGGACATATTCCTTGAGATTGTCGCTTCTGAAGCTGACAAGATCACGCCGATGCTGATTGAGCGGATCGAAGCCGCTTCGTCCCCCTCGGAAATGATCGGGATTGTATCGGGATGGGCGGAAGAACGTAGCCAGACCCAAAGCCTAGCTATACTGATGTTCGAGGCGATGCAGCAGGCACAGCGAAACGGCACTCTGGACGAACGCTATAGACAGCTTTTCCGCCAGAGTTGGCACAGCGTCGGTGAAGCCATGCGGCCGTTCTTTCCCGATCAACGGCTGCCATGCGCGCCCGAGGAAGTCGTCGCCATCATCGTGGCCCTGTCCTATAGCCCAATCGTTAGTGGAGCGGGCGGGCACAAGGCCGGAAGGTTGGTGGAGTTGATGCTAAAGGCATTGGCACAACAGCCCTAA
- a CDS encoding DUF3788 domain-containing protein gives MEQSPQIGDRLTDKSAPPSDESVRDWTGLDAFAHWKALQEWIESSYPGTFIPEWIYGGKKHGWSLRYKKSRAFCTFLPEYRLFSVVVVMGRAERDKLEARRESLRPQLADLYDSTPTYRDGKWLKIGVSTADDLRDVTELLAIKRPLRSRH, from the coding sequence ATGGAACAGTCGCCCCAGATCGGAGATCGTCTTACGGACAAGTCCGCTCCACCGAGTGACGAGTCCGTTCGCGATTGGACCGGGCTGGACGCCTTTGCGCATTGGAAGGCCCTTCAGGAATGGATCGAGAGTTCATACCCCGGAACCTTCATTCCTGAATGGATTTATGGCGGAAAGAAGCATGGGTGGTCTCTGCGATACAAGAAATCGCGTGCCTTCTGCACTTTCCTGCCGGAATACAGGCTGTTCTCTGTCGTGGTCGTTATGGGCCGCGCTGAAAGAGATAAACTCGAAGCGCGGCGCGAAAGCCTGAGGCCGCAGCTAGCCGATCTCTACGATTCGACCCCGACATACCGCGATGGGAAATGGTTGAAGATCGGCGTATCGACCGCTGATGATCTGCGGGATGTGACTGAGTTGCTGGCTATCAAGCGGCCGCTCCGCTCACGCCATTGA
- a CDS encoding GNAT family N-acetyltransferase — MQIIETEHLILRPFREGDAADLFAYLRAPTARCFLSLKLADLAEAEIEVRKRALDEGCVAICLKQTGQVIGDLFGGGGGGEDEDETASVGWNLNPQFGGQGYAFEAARALLDHLFRAKGFRRIYAYVEDHNKPSQRLCEKLGMRREGVFIEFVSFINDDAGNPIYENTMQYAILRREWMSGATAIGQPLGMTGVAGVETSPR; from the coding sequence ATGCAGATCATTGAAACCGAACACTTGATCCTCAGGCCCTTCCGGGAGGGCGACGCAGCGGACCTCTTCGCTTATCTGCGCGCACCCACGGCCCGCTGCTTCCTCTCGCTCAAGCTCGCGGACCTGGCTGAGGCTGAGATCGAGGTCAGGAAACGCGCCCTCGACGAGGGCTGCGTGGCAATATGCCTGAAACAGACCGGCCAGGTCATCGGCGATCTGTTCGGCGGCGGCGGCGGCGGAGAAGATGAAGACGAGACGGCCTCGGTCGGCTGGAACCTCAATCCGCAATTCGGTGGTCAGGGATATGCGTTCGAAGCCGCAAGGGCCCTGCTCGACCATCTTTTCCGGGCAAAGGGCTTTCGCCGAATTTATGCCTATGTCGAAGACCACAACAAGCCCTCGCAGCGCCTCTGCGAAAAGCTTGGCATGCGCCGGGAAGGCGTGTTCATCGAGTTCGTATCGTTCATCAATGACGATGCGGGCAATCCGATCTACGAAAACACCATGCAATACGCCATCCTGCGCCGCGAGTGGATGTCCGGTGCTACAGCAATTGGTCAACCGCTTGGCATGACCGGCGTCGCAGGCGTCGAGACGTCGCCCAGGTGA
- a CDS encoding VOC family protein, with translation MEATQLYRGRLIDHIQLVVHDLEASQDFYTAVLAVLEIPIVGTTDGYFWADELIVSSAESPAALGALTGRHHLAFQAGDRATVDAFYRAALAHGGRDNGAPGERTYHPGYYAAFVLDPDGNNIEAVYHGEARRNAPSVVIEF, from the coding sequence ATGGAAGCCACCCAACTGTATCGCGGCCGGCTCATCGACCACATCCAGCTCGTCGTCCACGATCTCGAGGCTAGCCAGGACTTCTATACGGCGGTGTTAGCCGTGTTGGAGATTCCCATCGTCGGCACGACCGACGGATATTTCTGGGCTGATGAACTCATCGTGTCCTCGGCAGAAAGCCCGGCGGCACTAGGTGCACTGACAGGACGCCATCATCTAGCCTTTCAAGCCGGGGATCGCGCGACAGTGGACGCTTTCTATCGCGCAGCGCTGGCCCATGGCGGGCGAGATAATGGGGCACCAGGAGAGCGGACCTATCACCCCGGATATTACGCCGCTTTCGTGCTCGACCCCGATGGAAACAATATCGAAGCTGTGTATCATGGCGAGGCACGACGCAATGCGCCTTCAGTGGTGATTGAATTCTAA
- a CDS encoding SRPBCC family protein, whose product MYDHVIWPERYDPKISAIYALNDIDVKAPPEVVWKLLVNAENWSRYFPAEDQVKILSGGRELMLGTRYSRVTAGFPMSLVVTECVPGHRLTWATSRRLRRRSCQAVDQLL is encoded by the coding sequence ATGTATGACCATGTAATCTGGCCCGAGCGGTACGACCCGAAAATCTCGGCCATCTATGCGCTCAATGACATCGACGTGAAAGCTCCGCCCGAAGTGGTCTGGAAGCTTCTCGTCAATGCAGAGAACTGGTCGCGCTATTTTCCTGCCGAAGATCAGGTCAAAATCCTAAGCGGCGGGCGGGAACTGATGCTCGGGACGCGGTACAGCCGGGTGACGGCCGGCTTTCCGATGAGCCTTGTTGTGACGGAATGCGTGCCTGGCCACAGGCTCACCTGGGCGACGTCTCGACGCCTGCGACGCCGGTCATGCCAAGCGGTTGACCAATTGCTGTAG
- a CDS encoding linear amide C-N hydrolase, translating to MILKANRSLWRSLTLAAALSVAAAPIADACTRVVYHGPDNRILTARSMDWSLPMLSNLWVFPRGMSRNGEAGENSLTWTSKYGSMIVSGYDISTVDGMNEAGLVANMLWLVASEYPENDGTTPEMSLAIWAQYFLDNYGSVAEAVADMENNPFDVVTADVPDQPGRLAKVHLSLSDANGDSAILEWLEGKLVIHHGPEYRTMTNDPPYDQQLAVVDYWQDVNPREVLPGSTRSPDRFARADTYIDMVVQSDDPRIAAAAAMSVIRNASVPYGITTPEAPNLSTTRWRVVADHKDKLFYVESAISPNLFWVDLNNLDFSPEAGVRMLNLGVDMVELQSGEVSADFTPAEPFQFEPAH from the coding sequence ATGATTTTGAAAGCAAACAGATCGCTTTGGCGCAGCCTGACCCTGGCCGCCGCGCTTTCAGTGGCCGCGGCGCCAATCGCCGACGCCTGTACGCGTGTTGTCTATCATGGCCCCGATAATCGTATCTTGACGGCGCGCTCCATGGACTGGAGCCTGCCAATGCTATCCAATCTGTGGGTGTTCCCGCGCGGCATGTCCCGAAATGGTGAAGCGGGCGAGAATTCACTGACCTGGACATCAAAATACGGAAGCATGATTGTTTCCGGTTATGATATCTCCACCGTGGATGGAATGAATGAGGCCGGCCTGGTGGCCAATATGCTGTGGCTGGTAGCGTCCGAATATCCTGAAAATGACGGCACTACCCCCGAAATGTCGCTGGCGATCTGGGCGCAGTATTTTCTGGACAATTACGGCAGTGTTGCTGAAGCCGTGGCTGATATGGAAAACAACCCCTTCGATGTGGTGACTGCCGACGTTCCCGATCAGCCCGGACGCTTGGCGAAAGTGCACCTTTCGCTCTCGGACGCCAACGGCGACAGCGCCATTCTGGAATGGCTGGAAGGTAAACTGGTCATCCACCATGGTCCTGAATACCGCACCATGACGAATGATCCGCCATACGACCAGCAGTTGGCGGTGGTCGATTACTGGCAGGACGTCAACCCGCGTGAGGTGCTGCCCGGCTCAACCCGTTCTCCTGATCGTTTTGCCCGTGCCGACACCTATATCGACATGGTGGTCCAATCGGATGACCCGCGTATCGCGGCGGCAGCTGCCATGAGTGTGATCCGCAACGCTTCTGTCCCTTATGGCATTACCACGCCAGAGGCGCCGAACCTGTCTACCACGCGCTGGAGGGTCGTGGCAGATCATAAGGATAAGCTGTTCTACGTTGAATCAGCGATTTCTCCGAACCTGTTCTGGGTCGATCTGAATAATCTGGATTTCTCTCCCGAAGCCGGGGTGCGGATGCTGAATTTGGGTGTAGACATGGTCGAGCTGCAATCGGGCGAGGTTTCAGCAGATTTTACGCCTGCCGAACCTTTTCAGTTCGAGCCGGCTCACTGA
- a CDS encoding Acg family FMN-binding oxidoreductase, protein MRRRDILIGAGGALVLAGGGAAGWRLAVGSMGGFDAYTGGLRAPVPADPGIADIIRYATLAANGHNTQPWRFRVEESTIDILPDLSRATPVVDPDDHHLFVSLGCAAENLLIAAATTGRPGQLETDAGGERIRYSFSRAEARPHPLLAAIPMRQSTRAEYDGRSVPAADIEALRRSSETPGVRLVLLSDRTRINQVRDLVVAGNDAQMADAAFMAELKRWLRFNPRSAMASGDGLFSAASGNPVLPEFLGDIAFDTFFEAGAESDKYARQIDSSAGIAIFLAEREDKAHWIAVGRACQRFALAATASGLKHAFVNQPVEVARLRPELAALIGERGMRPDIVMRFGYGPTLPFSPRRPVNAVLV, encoded by the coding sequence ATGAGAAGGCGAGACATACTCATAGGCGCAGGCGGTGCGCTCGTGCTGGCTGGTGGCGGCGCCGCCGGATGGCGATTGGCCGTGGGGTCGATGGGCGGCTTCGATGCCTATACAGGCGGCCTTCGCGCCCCGGTGCCCGCCGACCCCGGCATCGCCGACATCATCCGATACGCAACACTTGCCGCCAACGGCCACAATACCCAGCCTTGGCGGTTTCGCGTCGAGGAAAGCACGATCGACATTCTGCCCGACCTCTCCCGCGCAACACCGGTCGTCGATCCTGATGATCATCACCTCTTCGTCAGTCTCGGGTGCGCGGCCGAGAACCTGCTGATCGCCGCCGCCACGACCGGGCGGCCCGGGCAGTTGGAAACGGATGCTGGAGGCGAGCGCATCCGCTATTCCTTCTCCAGGGCTGAAGCCCGTCCTCACCCGCTGCTTGCCGCCATTCCCATGCGGCAATCCACCCGAGCGGAATATGACGGGCGCTCGGTGCCTGCTGCGGATATCGAGGCGCTCCGACGGTCCAGCGAAACGCCGGGAGTGCGTCTCGTCTTGCTGTCCGACCGTACGCGGATCAATCAGGTGCGGGACCTGGTCGTTGCCGGCAACGATGCGCAGATGGCTGATGCGGCCTTCATGGCCGAGCTGAAACGATGGCTGCGGTTCAATCCGCGCAGCGCCATGGCGTCCGGTGACGGCCTGTTCTCGGCCGCAAGCGGCAATCCCGTGCTCCCGGAATTTCTCGGTGACATCGCCTTTGACACGTTCTTTGAGGCTGGCGCCGAAAGCGACAAATATGCGCGTCAGATCGACTCCTCGGCGGGTATCGCGATCTTTCTGGCGGAGCGCGAGGACAAGGCGCACTGGATTGCGGTCGGTCGCGCCTGCCAGCGTTTCGCGCTTGCCGCGACCGCTTCCGGCCTCAAACACGCCTTCGTCAACCAGCCTGTCGAGGTCGCGCGGCTGCGGCCTGAATTGGCGGCGTTGATCGGGGAACGCGGAATGCGGCCCGATATCGTCATGCGCTTCGGCTACGGCCCGACGCTGCCTTTCTCGCCCCGCCGCCCCGTGAACGCCGTTCTGGTCTAG
- the xsc gene encoding sulfoacetaldehyde acetyltransferase, which translates to MKMTTEEAFVKTLQMHGIEHAFGIIGSAFMPISDLFPKAGITFWDCAHEGSGGMMADGYTRATGKMSMMIAQNGPGITNFVTAVKTAYWNHTPLLLVTPQAANRTIGQGGFQEVEQMALFEDMVAYQEEVRDPSRIPEVLNRVILNAKRMSGPAQINMPRDFFTQVIDVEMPEMVTFERPGGGEEALAQAAALLSKAEFPVILNGAGVVLSGAIGDTIALAEQLDAPVCVGYQHNDAFPGSHPLFAGPLGYNGSRAAMELVNKADVVLCLGTRLNPFSTLPGYGFDYWPKNARIIQVDINPARIGLTKKVSVGIVGDAGKVARAIAAALEPSAGQANRAERKALIAETKSRWAQQLSSMDHEDDDPGTTWNERARAAKPDWMSPRMAWRAIQAALPRDAIISSDIGNNCAIGNAYPSFEKGRKYLAPGLFGPCGYGLPSIIGAKIGCPDTPVVGFAGDGAFGIAVTELTAIGRKEWPPVTMVVFRNYQWGAEKRNSTLWYDDNFVGTELDLEVSYAGIARACGLQGVQARTMDELTQMLAQAVEDQMTKGKTTLIEALINQELGEPFRRDAMKKPVVVADIDSADMRPQIV; encoded by the coding sequence ATGAAAATGACGACTGAAGAAGCCTTCGTGAAAACACTGCAGATGCACGGCATCGAACATGCGTTCGGCATCATCGGCTCTGCCTTCATGCCGATTTCGGACCTGTTTCCGAAGGCAGGCATCACCTTCTGGGATTGCGCGCATGAGGGATCGGGCGGCATGATGGCCGACGGTTATACCCGCGCCACCGGCAAGATGAGCATGATGATCGCGCAGAACGGCCCCGGCATCACCAATTTCGTCACCGCCGTCAAAACCGCCTACTGGAATCACACGCCGCTTCTGCTGGTAACCCCGCAGGCCGCCAACAGGACCATCGGTCAGGGCGGCTTTCAGGAAGTCGAGCAGATGGCCCTGTTCGAGGACATGGTGGCCTATCAGGAGGAGGTGCGCGACCCGTCCCGCATTCCCGAAGTGCTCAACCGCGTGATCCTCAACGCCAAGCGCATGAGCGGCCCGGCGCAGATCAACATGCCGCGCGACTTCTTCACCCAGGTCATCGACGTCGAGATGCCCGAGATGGTGACCTTCGAGCGGCCCGGCGGCGGCGAGGAAGCGCTGGCGCAGGCCGCTGCCCTTCTGAGCAAGGCCGAATTCCCCGTCATTCTCAACGGCGCCGGCGTGGTGCTTTCGGGCGCCATCGGCGACACGATCGCGCTTGCCGAACAGCTCGACGCCCCGGTCTGCGTCGGCTACCAGCACAACGACGCCTTTCCCGGCTCGCATCCGCTCTTTGCCGGCCCGCTCGGCTATAACGGCTCCAGGGCCGCCATGGAACTCGTCAACAAGGCCGACGTGGTGCTGTGCCTCGGCACGCGCCTCAACCCGTTCTCGACGCTTCCCGGCTACGGCTTCGACTACTGGCCGAAAAACGCCAGGATCATTCAGGTCGACATCAATCCGGCGCGGATCGGGCTCACCAAGAAGGTCAGCGTCGGCATCGTCGGCGATGCCGGCAAGGTGGCGCGCGCGATTGCCGCGGCACTTGAGCCCTCGGCCGGTCAGGCGAACCGCGCCGAACGCAAGGCGCTGATCGCCGAGACCAAGAGCCGCTGGGCCCAGCAGCTTTCCAGCATGGACCATGAGGACGACGATCCGGGCACGACCTGGAACGAGCGCGCCCGCGCCGCCAAGCCGGACTGGATGAGCCCGCGCATGGCCTGGCGCGCCATCCAGGCCGCCCTTCCCCGCGATGCGATCATCTCGTCGGATATCGGCAATAACTGCGCTATCGGCAATGCCTATCCATCGTTCGAGAAGGGCCGCAAATATCTCGCCCCCGGCCTGTTCGGCCCGTGCGGCTACGGCCTGCCATCGATCATCGGCGCCAAGATCGGCTGCCCGGATACGCCCGTGGTGGGCTTTGCCGGCGACGGCGCATTCGGCATCGCGGTGACCGAGCTGACCGCGATCGGCCGCAAGGAATGGCCGCCGGTCACGATGGTGGTGTTCCGCAACTATCAGTGGGGTGCTGAAAAGCGTAACTCGACGCTCTGGTATGACGACAACTTCGTCGGCACCGAGCTCGACCTCGAGGTCTCCTATGCCGGCATCGCGCGGGCCTGCGGCCTTCAGGGCGTGCAGGCGCGCACCATGGACGAACTGACGCAAATGCTGGCGCAGGCGGTGGAAGACCAGATGACGAAGGGCAAGACCACCCTCATCGAGGCGCTGATCAACCAGGAACTCGGTGAACCCTTCCGCCGCGACGCCATGAAGAAGCCGGTCGTCGTCGCCGACATCGACAGTGCCGACATGCGCCCGCAGATCGTCTGA